One stretch of Hevea brasiliensis isolate MT/VB/25A 57/8 chromosome 12, ASM3005281v1, whole genome shotgun sequence DNA includes these proteins:
- the LOC110655540 gene encoding uncharacterized protein LOC110655540 — MSNFTTIICNRLKVKELVSNVPVYASLTDGSAGGLSLILRRWATKKTAGSTKNGRDSKPKNLGVKKFGGEKVIPGNIIVRQRGTRFHPGNYVGMGKDHTLYALKEGNVKFETNKLSGRKWVHVEPKDGYELHPVYATASVASSRLKTAS, encoded by the exons ATGTCGAATTTTACGACAATCATCTGCAATCGTCTGAAGGTGAAAGAGCTTGTCTCCAATGTTCCTGTGTATGCAAGCCTTACAG ATGGCTCTGCTGGTGGATTAAGCTTGATTTTAAGGCGTTGGGCTACAAAGAAGACGGCTGGATCTACCAAGAATGGACGAGACTCGAAACCTAAGAATCTTGGAGTGAAGAAATTTGGCGGGGAG AAGGTGATACCTGGAAATATCATAGTTCGGCAGCGAGGAACTCGATTTCACCCTGGAAACTACGTTGGGATGGGGAAGGATCACACCCTTTATGCTCTGAAGGAAGGAAATGTCAAATTTGAGACAAACAAGCTCAGCGGTCGCAAGTGGGTACATGTTGAGCCCAAGGATGGATATGAGCTTCACCCTGTTTATGCAACAGCTAGTGTCGCTTCATCCCGGCTCAAGACAGCCTCTTGA
- the LOC110655547 gene encoding uncharacterized protein LOC110655547 isoform X1, protein MSRSSPTTSLPNCNCTLLLVSDTSSSSSSYHHLAIPICLYNSTMRIPKRPVSFCVSLFSLGLAPSYSSRIKFNSEFQGKPNRFVSKTRGIHTGGINQLHVSYTMDESYKTVLGDKTSEVQHMGGSDGVQEPCIWSSPEGGRKIEIGKQIFCNRSLNMRNILAVGFDMDYTFAQYKPETFESLAYECTIRKLVYDLGYPQELIGWSFDWKYMVRGLVLDKKRGNILKMDRHKYVKVAYHGFREMSKEEKVSTYGSTLIRDSFDEPDYALIDTLFSLAEAYLFAQLVDFKDNNPGKIPERADYSRMYKDVRAAVDLCHRDGTLKQMVAKDPKRYINEDASIVPMLKMLRDSSRSTFLVTNSLWDYTNVVMNFLCGSRVLVGVLDGSGTCNFDWLKYFDVVITGSAKPGFFHEDNRANLFEVEPESGMLLNTDNGTPMPQVVHLCYSHIATCMLLLIQFSFLKKVGNSSPRIVLKESNAPCRVFQGGSVGHLHKLLSIESSSQVLYVGDHIYGDILRSKKVLGWRTMLVVPELEREVELLWGLRDLRKQLRLMRNERDQIEDQIHHLKWFLKFEDVNADQKQKISDAIEKLESQRDQVRISHQQAQRECHQKFHKIWGQLMKTGYQNSRFAHQVERFACLYTSQVSNLSLYSPDKYYRPSEDFMPHEFDILPL, encoded by the exons ATGTCTCGTTCCTCGCCCACAACTTCATTGCCTAATTGTAATTGCACATTACTTCTGGTATCggatacttcttcttcttcttcttcttatcatCATCTAGCAATCCCGATATGCCTATATAATTCCACGATGAGAATTCCTAAGAGGCCCGTTTCCTTCTGCGTTTCTCTCTTTTCTCTGGGGCTTGCCCCTTCTTACTCCTCCCGAATTAAATTTAATTCGGAATTCCAGGGGAAGCCGAATCGATTTGTCTCCAAAACAAGAGGAATTCACACCGGAG GAATTAATCAGTTGCATGTCAGCTATACTATGGACGAGAGTTACAAGACGGTTTTAGGTGACAAGACATCTGAGGTTCAGCATATGGGTGGCAGCGATGGTGTTCAAGAACCATGTATATGGTCATCTCCTGAAGGAGGGCGGAAAATTGAAATTGGAAAGCAGATCTTTTGCAACAGATCACTGAATATGAGGAATATTTTAGCTGTAGGCTTTGATATGGATTACACATTTGCACAGTACAAACCTGAAACTTTTGAGTCCCTTGCATATGAATGCACAATCAGAAAGTTGGTGTATGATCTGGGTTATCCTCAAGAG TTGATAGGGTGGTCATTTGATTGGAAATACATGGTCAGAGGCTTGGTTCTTGATAAAAAGAGAGGCAATATTTTGAAG ATGGATCGCCATAAATATGTGAAAGTGGCCTACCATGGATTTCGAGAGATGTCTAAGGAAGAAAAAGTCAGTACCTATGGCAGTACTCTGATACGAGATTCTTTTGATGAGCCTGATTATGCACTCATTGATACTCTTTTTTCATTAGCTGAGGCCTACTTGTTTGCCCAGCTTGTTGACTTTAAGGACAACAATCCAGGAAAAATTCCAGAGAGAGCTGA TTATTCTCGAATGTACAAAGATGTTCGAGCTGCAGTTGATTTGTGCCATCGCGATGGAACTTTAAAGCAAATGGTTGCAAAAGATCCAAAAAG GTATATCAATGAGGATGCATCTATAGTTCCTATGCTCAAAATGCTTCGAGATTCCAGTCGTTCGACATTCTTGGTGACAAATAG TTTATGGGACTATACAAACGTTGTGATGAATTTTTTGTGTGGATCCCGTGTCTTGGTTGGTGTCTTGGATGGCAGTGGCACTTGCAACTTTGATTGGCTGAAGTACTTTGATGTTGTCATCACTGGCAG TGCAAAACCAGGCTTCTTCCATGAAGACAATCGTGCTAATCTTTTTGAGGTTGAACCTGAGTCTGGAATGCTACTCAATACTGATAATGGCACTCCAATGCCTCAGGTTGTACATCTTTGCTATTCTCATATTGCTACTTGTATGCTTCTGCtgattcaattttcatttctgaaaAAGGTGGGAAATAGTTCACCAAGGATAGTATTGAAGGAATCAAATGCGCCTTGTCGAGTTTTCCAG GGAGGCAGTGTTGGTCATCTTCATAAACTGCTCTCAATCGAGTCAAGTTCACAG GTTCTTTATGTGGGAGATCATATTTATGGAGATATTTTACGCAGCAAAAAGGTTCTTG GTTGGAGAACAATGCTTGTTGTTCCAGAGCTTGAGAGGGAGGTTGAACTGCTTTGGGGCTTAAGGGACTTACGAAAG CAACTTAGATTGATGAGGAATGAACGTGATCAAATTGAGGACCAAATACATCATCTGAAGTGGTTTCTCAA ATTTGAAGATGTTAATGCTGATCAGAAGCAGAAGATATCTGATGCAATAGAGAAATTGGAG TCTCAAAGGGATCAAGTGAGAATAAGTCACCAACAGGCTCAACGAGAATGTCACCAAAAG TTTCACAAGATCTGGGGACAACTAATGAAGACTGGTTATCAAAATTCTCGGTTTGCACATCAG GTTGAGAGATTTGCCTGCCTTTATACTAGCCAAGTATCCAACTTAAGCCTGTATTCCCCGGACAAATACTACAGACCAAGTGAAGACTTCATGCCTCATGAATTTGATATTCTGCCCCTTTGA
- the LOC110655547 gene encoding uncharacterized protein LOC110655547 isoform X2: MSRSSPTTSLPNCNCTLLLVSDTSSSSSSYHHLAIPICLYNSTMRIPKRPVSFCVSLFSLGLAPSYSSRIKFNSEFQGKPNRFVSKTRGIHTGGINQLHVSYTMDESYKTVLGDKTSEVQHMGGSDGVQEPCIWSSPEGGRKIEIGKQIFCNRSLNMRNILAVGFDMDYTFAQYKPETFESLAYECTIRKLVYDLGYPQELIGWSFDWKYMVRGLVLDKKRGNILKMDRHKYVKVAYHGFREMSKEEKVSTYGSTLIRDSFDEPDYALIDTLFSLAEAYLFAQLVDFKDNNPGKIPERADYSRMYKDVRAAVDLCHRDGTLKQMVAKDPKRYINEDASIVPMLKMLRDSSRSTFLVTNSLWDYTNVVMNFLCGSRVLVGVLDGSGTCNFDWLKYFDVVITGSAKPGFFHEDNRANLFEVEPESGMLLNTDNGTPMPQVGNSSPRIVLKESNAPCRVFQGGSVGHLHKLLSIESSSQVLYVGDHIYGDILRSKKVLGWRTMLVVPELEREVELLWGLRDLRKQLRLMRNERDQIEDQIHHLKWFLKFEDVNADQKQKISDAIEKLESQRDQVRISHQQAQRECHQKFHKIWGQLMKTGYQNSRFAHQVERFACLYTSQVSNLSLYSPDKYYRPSEDFMPHEFDILPL; this comes from the exons ATGTCTCGTTCCTCGCCCACAACTTCATTGCCTAATTGTAATTGCACATTACTTCTGGTATCggatacttcttcttcttcttcttcttatcatCATCTAGCAATCCCGATATGCCTATATAATTCCACGATGAGAATTCCTAAGAGGCCCGTTTCCTTCTGCGTTTCTCTCTTTTCTCTGGGGCTTGCCCCTTCTTACTCCTCCCGAATTAAATTTAATTCGGAATTCCAGGGGAAGCCGAATCGATTTGTCTCCAAAACAAGAGGAATTCACACCGGAG GAATTAATCAGTTGCATGTCAGCTATACTATGGACGAGAGTTACAAGACGGTTTTAGGTGACAAGACATCTGAGGTTCAGCATATGGGTGGCAGCGATGGTGTTCAAGAACCATGTATATGGTCATCTCCTGAAGGAGGGCGGAAAATTGAAATTGGAAAGCAGATCTTTTGCAACAGATCACTGAATATGAGGAATATTTTAGCTGTAGGCTTTGATATGGATTACACATTTGCACAGTACAAACCTGAAACTTTTGAGTCCCTTGCATATGAATGCACAATCAGAAAGTTGGTGTATGATCTGGGTTATCCTCAAGAG TTGATAGGGTGGTCATTTGATTGGAAATACATGGTCAGAGGCTTGGTTCTTGATAAAAAGAGAGGCAATATTTTGAAG ATGGATCGCCATAAATATGTGAAAGTGGCCTACCATGGATTTCGAGAGATGTCTAAGGAAGAAAAAGTCAGTACCTATGGCAGTACTCTGATACGAGATTCTTTTGATGAGCCTGATTATGCACTCATTGATACTCTTTTTTCATTAGCTGAGGCCTACTTGTTTGCCCAGCTTGTTGACTTTAAGGACAACAATCCAGGAAAAATTCCAGAGAGAGCTGA TTATTCTCGAATGTACAAAGATGTTCGAGCTGCAGTTGATTTGTGCCATCGCGATGGAACTTTAAAGCAAATGGTTGCAAAAGATCCAAAAAG GTATATCAATGAGGATGCATCTATAGTTCCTATGCTCAAAATGCTTCGAGATTCCAGTCGTTCGACATTCTTGGTGACAAATAG TTTATGGGACTATACAAACGTTGTGATGAATTTTTTGTGTGGATCCCGTGTCTTGGTTGGTGTCTTGGATGGCAGTGGCACTTGCAACTTTGATTGGCTGAAGTACTTTGATGTTGTCATCACTGGCAG TGCAAAACCAGGCTTCTTCCATGAAGACAATCGTGCTAATCTTTTTGAGGTTGAACCTGAGTCTGGAATGCTACTCAATACTGATAATGGCACTCCAATGCCTCAG GTGGGAAATAGTTCACCAAGGATAGTATTGAAGGAATCAAATGCGCCTTGTCGAGTTTTCCAG GGAGGCAGTGTTGGTCATCTTCATAAACTGCTCTCAATCGAGTCAAGTTCACAG GTTCTTTATGTGGGAGATCATATTTATGGAGATATTTTACGCAGCAAAAAGGTTCTTG GTTGGAGAACAATGCTTGTTGTTCCAGAGCTTGAGAGGGAGGTTGAACTGCTTTGGGGCTTAAGGGACTTACGAAAG CAACTTAGATTGATGAGGAATGAACGTGATCAAATTGAGGACCAAATACATCATCTGAAGTGGTTTCTCAA ATTTGAAGATGTTAATGCTGATCAGAAGCAGAAGATATCTGATGCAATAGAGAAATTGGAG TCTCAAAGGGATCAAGTGAGAATAAGTCACCAACAGGCTCAACGAGAATGTCACCAAAAG TTTCACAAGATCTGGGGACAACTAATGAAGACTGGTTATCAAAATTCTCGGTTTGCACATCAG GTTGAGAGATTTGCCTGCCTTTATACTAGCCAAGTATCCAACTTAAGCCTGTATTCCCCGGACAAATACTACAGACCAAGTGAAGACTTCATGCCTCATGAATTTGATATTCTGCCCCTTTGA
- the LOC110655547 gene encoding uncharacterized protein LOC110655547 isoform X3, with product MDESYKTVLGDKTSEVQHMGGSDGVQEPCIWSSPEGGRKIEIGKQIFCNRSLNMRNILAVGFDMDYTFAQYKPETFESLAYECTIRKLVYDLGYPQELIGWSFDWKYMVRGLVLDKKRGNILKMDRHKYVKVAYHGFREMSKEEKVSTYGSTLIRDSFDEPDYALIDTLFSLAEAYLFAQLVDFKDNNPGKIPERADYSRMYKDVRAAVDLCHRDGTLKQMVAKDPKRYINEDASIVPMLKMLRDSSRSTFLVTNSLWDYTNVVMNFLCGSRVLVGVLDGSGTCNFDWLKYFDVVITGSAKPGFFHEDNRANLFEVEPESGMLLNTDNGTPMPQVGNSSPRIVLKESNAPCRVFQGGSVGHLHKLLSIESSSQVLYVGDHIYGDILRSKKVLGWRTMLVVPELEREVELLWGLRDLRKQLRLMRNERDQIEDQIHHLKWFLKFEDVNADQKQKISDAIEKLESQRDQVRISHQQAQRECHQKFHKIWGQLMKTGYQNSRFAHQVERFACLYTSQVSNLSLYSPDKYYRPSEDFMPHEFDILPL from the exons ATGGACGAGAGTTACAAGACGGTTTTAGGTGACAAGACATCTGAGGTTCAGCATATGGGTGGCAGCGATGGTGTTCAAGAACCATGTATATGGTCATCTCCTGAAGGAGGGCGGAAAATTGAAATTGGAAAGCAGATCTTTTGCAACAGATCACTGAATATGAGGAATATTTTAGCTGTAGGCTTTGATATGGATTACACATTTGCACAGTACAAACCTGAAACTTTTGAGTCCCTTGCATATGAATGCACAATCAGAAAGTTGGTGTATGATCTGGGTTATCCTCAAGAG TTGATAGGGTGGTCATTTGATTGGAAATACATGGTCAGAGGCTTGGTTCTTGATAAAAAGAGAGGCAATATTTTGAAG ATGGATCGCCATAAATATGTGAAAGTGGCCTACCATGGATTTCGAGAGATGTCTAAGGAAGAAAAAGTCAGTACCTATGGCAGTACTCTGATACGAGATTCTTTTGATGAGCCTGATTATGCACTCATTGATACTCTTTTTTCATTAGCTGAGGCCTACTTGTTTGCCCAGCTTGTTGACTTTAAGGACAACAATCCAGGAAAAATTCCAGAGAGAGCTGA TTATTCTCGAATGTACAAAGATGTTCGAGCTGCAGTTGATTTGTGCCATCGCGATGGAACTTTAAAGCAAATGGTTGCAAAAGATCCAAAAAG GTATATCAATGAGGATGCATCTATAGTTCCTATGCTCAAAATGCTTCGAGATTCCAGTCGTTCGACATTCTTGGTGACAAATAG TTTATGGGACTATACAAACGTTGTGATGAATTTTTTGTGTGGATCCCGTGTCTTGGTTGGTGTCTTGGATGGCAGTGGCACTTGCAACTTTGATTGGCTGAAGTACTTTGATGTTGTCATCACTGGCAG TGCAAAACCAGGCTTCTTCCATGAAGACAATCGTGCTAATCTTTTTGAGGTTGAACCTGAGTCTGGAATGCTACTCAATACTGATAATGGCACTCCAATGCCTCAG GTGGGAAATAGTTCACCAAGGATAGTATTGAAGGAATCAAATGCGCCTTGTCGAGTTTTCCAG GGAGGCAGTGTTGGTCATCTTCATAAACTGCTCTCAATCGAGTCAAGTTCACAG GTTCTTTATGTGGGAGATCATATTTATGGAGATATTTTACGCAGCAAAAAGGTTCTTG GTTGGAGAACAATGCTTGTTGTTCCAGAGCTTGAGAGGGAGGTTGAACTGCTTTGGGGCTTAAGGGACTTACGAAAG CAACTTAGATTGATGAGGAATGAACGTGATCAAATTGAGGACCAAATACATCATCTGAAGTGGTTTCTCAA ATTTGAAGATGTTAATGCTGATCAGAAGCAGAAGATATCTGATGCAATAGAGAAATTGGAG TCTCAAAGGGATCAAGTGAGAATAAGTCACCAACAGGCTCAACGAGAATGTCACCAAAAG TTTCACAAGATCTGGGGACAACTAATGAAGACTGGTTATCAAAATTCTCGGTTTGCACATCAG GTTGAGAGATTTGCCTGCCTTTATACTAGCCAAGTATCCAACTTAAGCCTGTATTCCCCGGACAAATACTACAGACCAAGTGAAGACTTCATGCCTCATGAATTTGATATTCTGCCCCTTTGA
- the LOC110655570 gene encoding uncharacterized protein LOC110655570, translated as MSEQENGLREEPQWLELKLPHLLYNETVRELHTTIQNEWDSLRQSACQTAAGRALWRHVIHDPLADLLAGETHLRNFHEKIKNDCLKNAREISGVLLAVRTLWFDSKLEAALNSFNGEAQVVLLGAGMDTRAYRLSCLRESDVFEVDFPEVLEVKATLLDAAMGSIDEHKHPKITAKSLNRVAADIRNNDLLEKLQISGFVPEKNTVWILEGILYYLSHSHATQVLKIIADKCALAHTVLLADFMNKPSTTLPNSIFHFYCDWPDHLLPSLGFSHVKLSQIGDPDAHFGLLDDPLNLFNKLRSLPRSMQTYPDDGKPCCRLYLVQASGVPTQQKESFDHIAEITCSNTQI; from the exons ATGTCAGAACAAGAAAATGGCTTGCGGGAAGAACCACAATGGCTAGAGCTAAAGCTCCCACATTTATTATATAATGAAACCGTTCGGGAACTCCACACAACAATTCAAAATGAGTGGGATTCTCTCCGACAGTCAGCATGCCAAACAGCAGCTGGGAGAGCTTTGTGGAGACATGTGATCCATGACCCACTTGCAGACTTACTAGCAGGAGAGACACACCTCAGAAACTTTCATGAGAAGATAAAGAATGACTGCCTCAAAAATGCCCGAGAAATTTCAGGAGTGCTTCTCGCTGTTCGAACCCTCTGGTTTGATTCAAAACTTGAGGCTGCTCTCAATTCCTTCAATGGTGAAGCACAGGTTGTTCTCCTTGGTGCAG GAATGGATACAAGGGCATACCGTCTAAGCTGCTTGAGGGAAAGCGATGTCTTTGAAGTTGATTTTCCTGAAGTCTTAGAAGTGAAAGCCACTCTTCTAGATGCAGCAATGGGATCCATAGATGAACATAAGCATCCAAAAATAACAGCAAAGTCCCTCAACAGAGTAGCAGCTGACATCAGAAATAATGACTTGCTTGAAAAACTTCAGATATCAGGGTTTGTACCAGAGAAGAACACGGTCTGGATCCTAGAAGGTATCCTCTACTACCTTTCTCACTCCCACGCCACGCAAGTACTGAAGATCATAGCTGACAAGTGTGCCCTTGCCCACACAGTTCTCTTGGCCGATTTCATGAATAAACCATCCACCACTCTGCCCAATTCCATCTTCCACTTCTACTGTGATTGGCCTGATCATCTGCTGCCATCTCTAGGGTTTTCCCATGTAAAGCTTTCACAGATTGGTGACCCTGATGCTCATTTTGGGCTCTTGGACGATCCACTAAATCTGTTCAACAAGCTTCGCAGCTTGCCAAGATCAATGCAGACATATCCCGATGATGGAAAACCTTGTTGTCGCTTGTATTTGGTACAGGCTTCAGGTGTTCCCACTCAACAGAAAGAGTCATTTGATCATATTGCAGAAATCACATGTTCCAACACCCAAATATAG